Genomic DNA from Blattabacterium cuenoti:
ACAACAAAAAATAATTAGTTCACTAAATTTTATACCATAAAAAATAATTATTTTATTGAATTCATATAAACTATAAGATCTATTAATTTATTAGAATAACCAAATTCATTATCATACCATGATATAATTTTTATAAAATTATTATCTAACATAATACTAGAACTAGCATCAAAAATAGATATTCTTTCATCTCCTATAAAATCAGTCGAAACAACAGATTCTTCTGTATATCCTAATATACCTTTTAAATCAGAATTTGATGCGTTTTTCATAGAATTTTTAATATCTTCATAATTTGCAGAATTTTTTAAACATACAGTAAAATCTAATACAGATACATCTAAAACAGGAACTCTAAAAGCCATTCCAGTTAATTTTCCATCTAAACTAGGAATTATTTTTCCTACCGAATTAGCCGCTCCAGTTGATGAAGGAATAATATTTACCAATGAAGATCGTCCAGATCTCCAATCTCTTAATGAAGATGAATCTACTACTTTTTGAGTAGATGTACTAGCATGAATAGTAGTCATTAATCCTTTTGATATACCAAAATTATCATTTAAAACTTTTACAATTGGAGATAAACAATTTGTTGTGCAAGAAGCGTTAGATACAATATCATCACTATTTTTTATATTTTTATGATTTACTCCCATTACAAACA
This window encodes:
- the gap gene encoding type I glyceraldehyde-3-phosphate dehydrogenase; the protein is MSIIRMGINGIGRIGKMVLLSAIKKKNIEVVCINDLISIEYLTYIIKHDSVHYNNINKNDVFIEDNNLIINGKKIIVTNEKNPENLPWKDLNVEYIVESTGFFLTKKLSEKHLNAGGKKIILSAPPKSNDIPMFVMGVNHKNIKNSDDIVSNASCTTNCLSPIVKVLNDNFGISKGLMTTIHASTSTQKVVDSSSLRDWRSGRSSLVNIIPSSTGAANSVGKIIPSLDGKLTGMAFRVPVLDVSVLDFTVCLKNSANYEDIKNSMKNASNSDLKGILGYTEESVVSTDFIGDERISIFDASSSIMLDNNFIKIISWYDNEFGYSNKLIDLIVYMNSIK